From Vanrija pseudolonga chromosome 1, complete sequence, a single genomic window includes:
- the TMPRSS13 gene encoding Transmembrane protease serine 13 has product MSSLLGPVPLPTRPSRITHTVGEQHVVRVSLPYMREDMLFVGASVGERSRRRTVAYAQAQHVILKKHIEDVFQAVHAIVTACKDPRNQHLRIIKAAREDKFVGRLLESLIHTVSDLVQVHLLVSELDVASCAPAVSCPTSPGKRKRETEATKHESPAAKRQPPASRLPTPIKARPVAKKSESPAPPSAEVTDLAQRDCAFLALMARWTHVAMQVKDLLPIVKAIKDRPFPDLVSDLKAALEDLDDALSPFDRYNTDGETGFKLVRKGGQVGAFSAAKVEPVKGSPAKVSPTKVTPVKANPVKVIAGKVTAPKVIPPKAPSFKAPPSKVPPSKVSPDRVSSAKASPIKVSPPKPIPGKVRADKASSVKVMPSKIDPNEAAPAEVIPANDDPVKDNPGKAEPAKVSPAEDSPAKVDLPVVISVKVGLSEIDAVEVGPAEVDTAKASSAKIDTAEVDLNEVDPTGVSSVEVDPVEAVPAEVDTAEVSPAAVGPAAAT; this is encoded by the exons atgtcgtcgctTCTCGGTCCCGTCCCTCTGCCCACCCGCCCTTCCCGTATTACCCACACAGTGGGAGAGCAgcacgtcgtgcgcgtcTCTCTCCCCTACATGAGGGAGGACATGCTGTTTGTCGGCGCGTCTGTGGGCGAGCGaagccgccggcgcaccGTCGCGTACGCGCAGGCACAGCATGTCATTCTTAAGAAGCACATCGAGGATGTGTTCCAGGCCGTCCACGCCATCGTCACGGCCTGCAAGGACCCACGGAACCAGCACCTCCGCATCATCAAGGCCGCGAGGGAGGACAAGTT CGTGGGTCGCCTCCTCGAGAGCCTGATCCACACCGTGTCGGACTTGGTGCAggtccacctcctcgtctcTGAGCTTGATGTGGCCTCGTGTGCACCGGCGGTGTCGTGTCCCACATCGCccggcaagcgcaagcgcgagacTGAGGCCACGAAGCACgagtcgcccgccgcgaaACGCCAGCCGCCTGCCAGCCGCCTGCCTACCCCCATCAAGGCGCGCCCCGTGGCGAAGAAGAGCGAGTCGCCCGCCCCTCCGAGCGCCGAAGtcaccgacctcgcgcagcgtGACTgtgccttcctcgccctcatgGCCCGTTGGACGCACGTAGCCATGCAGGTGAAGGACCTGCTCCCGATCGTCAAGGCCATCAAGGACCGCCCATTCCCCGACCTCGTCTCCGACCTCAAGGCGGCActcgaggatctcgacgacgccctcTCGCCATTTGACCGCTACAACACTGATGGCGAGACTGGCTTCAAGCTCGTCCGTAAGGGTGGTCAGGTCGGTGCGTTCAGTGCAGCCAAGGTTGAGCCGGTTAAGGGCAGTCCAGCCAAGGTCAGCCCGACCAAGGTCACCCCCGTCAAGGCCAACCCAGTCAAGGTCATCGCAGGCAAGGTCACCGCGCCGAAGGTCATCCCACCCAAG GCACCCTCTTTCAAGGCTCCCCCTTCCAAGGTTCCTCCTTCCAAGGTTAGCCCCGACAGGGTCAGCTCAGCCAAGGCCAGCCCAATCAAAGTCAGCCCTCCCAAGCCCATCCCAGGCAAGGTTAGAGCGGACAAGGCCAGCTCAGTCAAGGTCATGCCCTCCAAGATCGACCCCAACGAGGCCGCCCCGGCCGAGGTCATCCCTGCCAATGATGACCCCGTTAAGGACAACCCAGGCAAGGCTGAGCCAGCCAAGGTTAGCCCCGCCGAGGACAGCCCCGCCAAGGTTGACCTCCCCGTGGTCATCTCAGTCAAGGTTGGCCTCTCCGAGattgacgccgtcgaggtcggccccgccgaggttgacACCGCCAAGGCTAGCTCAGCCAAGATCGACAccgccgaggttgacctGAACGAGGTCGATCCTACCGGCGTCAGCTCCGTGGAGGTTGaccccgtcgaggccgtgcctgccgaggtcgacaccgCCGAGGTCAGCCCCGCCGCAGTTggccccgctgccgccacctAG